In the Muricauda sp. MAR_2010_75 genome, one interval contains:
- a CDS encoding RagB/SusD family nutrient uptake outer membrane protein produces the protein MKTYYYRIALTIMLSGLLGCEERLEEEVFSELSPSTLFTSEQGLSSLLNAAYAYSHRAGDDESWSPYYLGTMPAGEVWGAGGSIESVWQSLIDYNWDSNHGQLIPVWIVYFSSIRDANLVLDNLDNDSFSNDFKQRTEAEAHFIRGWAYSELYKLFGRVPIYRSSTDDPLLPRSTDEETQAFIEQELLGAIATLPNQPPAFGKASKGVAMSVLAKFYLNTKQWQKAADMSSGVIDLGLYSLLPNYSDVFEISNEGNAEVIWALPKDAAGAGQFMNALIFPPDYPRPFPNNSVFAARTYLFDDFVNSFEATDTRTSRIITEWQSTATGELVMGLGNDQSHPYKLPFDPNAVGASAGNDIIVIRYADILLTRAEALNELNGPTQEAIDLINEVRNRAGATPLNLGSFGKDSLRDAILSEREWEFYFEGNAREDQIRHGVMISRAQARGKNAQDFHVLYPIPQRELDANSNLEQNPGY, from the coding sequence ATGAAAACTTATTATTATAGAATAGCTCTCACTATAATGCTGTCTGGCCTGCTGGGCTGTGAAGAACGTTTGGAGGAAGAGGTGTTCTCTGAGCTCTCGCCCTCAACACTTTTTACCTCTGAGCAAGGTCTCAGCTCCTTATTGAATGCAGCTTATGCCTATTCGCATAGGGCTGGGGATGATGAATCCTGGTCCCCTTATTATTTGGGAACCATGCCAGCCGGTGAGGTATGGGGCGCTGGTGGGTCGATTGAAAGTGTATGGCAATCATTGATCGATTACAATTGGGACAGCAACCATGGCCAATTGATTCCTGTATGGATAGTGTACTTTAGTTCCATTCGTGATGCGAATCTGGTCCTGGACAACCTGGACAATGATTCTTTTTCGAATGATTTTAAGCAGAGAACGGAAGCCGAGGCCCATTTTATAAGGGGATGGGCCTATTCGGAGCTTTACAAGCTTTTTGGTAGGGTGCCGATTTATCGGTCTTCTACTGATGATCCTTTGCTGCCCCGATCAACTGACGAAGAGACTCAGGCCTTTATAGAGCAGGAACTGTTGGGGGCAATAGCCACTTTACCCAACCAACCTCCGGCCTTTGGAAAAGCATCCAAAGGCGTGGCCATGTCGGTCTTGGCAAAGTTTTACCTGAACACCAAGCAATGGCAAAAAGCGGCCGACATGTCCTCGGGCGTTATCGATTTGGGACTGTACAGTCTTTTACCCAATTACTCAGACGTGTTTGAAATATCGAACGAGGGCAATGCCGAGGTCATTTGGGCACTTCCCAAAGATGCTGCTGGGGCGGGCCAGTTTATGAATGCGCTGATTTTCCCACCGGATTATCCAAGACCTTTCCCGAACAATTCTGTATTTGCTGCACGCACTTACTTATTTGATGATTTTGTAAACTCCTTTGAGGCGACAGATACTAGAACCAGCCGTATAATAACCGAATGGCAGAGTACGGCAACCGGTGAACTGGTAATGGGGTTGGGCAACGATCAATCACACCCCTATAAATTACCTTTTGACCCAAATGCCGTGGGAGCGTCAGCTGGCAATGATATTATTGTCATCAGGTATGCGGACATATTGTTGACAAGGGCAGAAGCACTCAATGAACTCAATGGTCCCACCCAAGAGGCCATCGACCTGATCAACGAGGTCAGGAACCGGGCCGGTGCCACCCCCTTGAATCTGGGAAGTTTTGGCAAAGATTCCTTAAGAGATGCCATATTGAGTGAAAGGGAGTGGGAATTTTACTTTGAAGGAAATGCGAGGGAAGACCAAATAAGACACGGGGTCATGATTTCTAGGGCCCAAGCAAGGGGGAAAAATGCCCAGGATTTTCATGTGCTCTATCCGATTCCCCAAAGAGAACTGGATGCCAATTCAAATTTGGAACAAAATCCTGGATATTAA
- a CDS encoding TonB-dependent receptor, which produces MNNYLSIAHVLGKLNGQSISIKIMRSFLCYILLGLTALYANHSYSQTKFNLDLKNVSLETLFNQLQDESEYIFFYKDGILPNDNSITLKKNNITLPNVLDSLLESYGLGYNIIGRQVTVFKDQTYHIPNTDAVFFQDFTVSGTVLDDSGVPLAGANIIEKGTTNGTQTDFDGNFSIKVTDGDVILTVSYIGFTTKEIPVNGQSVLNIVLQESTAVLDEIVVVGYGTQKKSDLTGSVASLGQDDMNPGANVSVDQMMLGRAAGVQINQASSAPGGGLAIRIRGSNSLNASNEPLYVIDGFPIDNSPNLGSGGVAEVGQNLSPRNPLNSLNPADVESIEILKDASATAIYGSRGANGVILITTKKGSKGKVNVTYDVYAGIQSVAEKIDVLSTSQYIDAINDLSIAQGNAVVFNNEDISRIGRGTDWQDEVFRSAPLTNHNLAVSGGSENTNYYASFNYFDQEGVVKNTGIKRYTGRINLETKIGNKTQIGLNFNTSLVKDNNNVDGVNTNEQAGPIYSSLLYDPTETIFNDDGTFSQSANLTVNNPVTLINAIISESETNRTFGSAFLNYDFTEDLSGKFNFGTDRQTSRRDIYNTTQTIRGGAAGGIANINVLERSNYLFEYTMTYDKAFNEDHALTVLGGITFQKFSSRFFSGNISGFPTDDIKTNNLALGDTNTDVLSSGKEENTLLSYLGRVNYNLFDKFLFTASIRADGSSRFGENNKWGYFPSFALGYKLDQEEFIPDSFSQFKLRASWGQTGNQEIGNYASQLTFGTGPNVVFGGTISGSVSPQRIPNPDLKWETTEQLNIGLDFGISGGRFSGSLDYFSKESKDLLFDLPLPFASGYSSILTNVGEVKNSGVEFLFNSTNIVTDDFKWDTSLNFSAIKNEVVDLGRIESIVTGSVQAVGNTAIIQEGDPLASYYGYVVTGIFQEGDDIANSPQPTAQPGFPIFEDRNGDGAITPTDQTIIGTPYPDFTYGIQNSISYKNLTLDFFFQGQAGVDLLNINLIESLYPANFRRNRLAHQILDRWTPQNTGAKWPSGVNPNAYGAGKVNTLTIQDASYLRLKNVRLSYNVPVQNIDFLNSLQVYVTGQNLFTITDYVGFDPEANSFGRSNVRIDYSSYPLATTYMLGLTANF; this is translated from the coding sequence ATGAATAATTACTTAAGTATTGCCCATGTTCTAGGCAAATTAAATGGTCAATCCATTTCAATAAAAATAATGAGGTCCTTTCTTTGTTACATATTATTGGGGTTAACCGCTCTCTATGCAAACCACTCTTACTCACAGACCAAGTTTAATCTTGACCTTAAAAATGTAAGTTTAGAGACACTATTCAACCAGTTACAGGATGAAAGCGAGTACATCTTTTTTTACAAAGATGGTATTTTGCCCAATGATAATTCAATTACTCTCAAGAAAAACAATATAACCTTACCTAACGTTCTTGACTCTTTATTAGAATCGTACGGTCTAGGTTACAATATTATTGGCAGACAAGTAACAGTCTTTAAAGATCAAACCTATCATATACCAAACACCGACGCCGTTTTTTTTCAAGATTTTACGGTCAGCGGAACGGTTTTGGATGATTCAGGAGTTCCTTTGGCAGGAGCAAATATCATCGAAAAGGGAACCACGAACGGCACCCAAACCGATTTTGATGGAAATTTTTCGATCAAGGTAACTGACGGTGATGTCATATTGACCGTATCCTATATCGGGTTCACTACGAAAGAAATCCCTGTCAACGGACAATCGGTTTTGAACATTGTTTTGCAGGAAAGTACTGCCGTCCTTGATGAAATCGTGGTTGTCGGCTATGGAACGCAGAAGAAAAGTGACTTAACTGGGTCCGTGGCGTCATTGGGTCAAGACGACATGAACCCGGGGGCGAACGTATCCGTGGACCAAATGATGCTAGGTAGGGCTGCTGGGGTACAGATAAACCAAGCCAGTTCAGCCCCTGGAGGTGGGTTGGCAATTAGGATCAGGGGCTCCAACTCTTTGAATGCCAGTAACGAGCCTTTGTATGTAATAGATGGGTTCCCGATTGACAACAGCCCCAACCTTGGTTCTGGCGGGGTGGCCGAAGTAGGTCAAAACCTGAGCCCTAGGAATCCCTTGAATTCCCTGAATCCAGCTGATGTGGAATCGATAGAGATTTTAAAGGATGCCTCAGCAACGGCAATTTACGGTTCAAGAGGGGCAAATGGGGTAATTTTGATCACTACCAAGAAGGGAAGCAAAGGCAAGGTAAATGTCACGTATGATGTATATGCAGGTATCCAATCGGTCGCTGAAAAAATCGATGTGCTTTCCACCTCACAATACATAGATGCCATAAACGACTTGTCAATTGCACAAGGAAACGCAGTGGTTTTCAACAATGAGGATATTTCAAGAATCGGCAGGGGGACCGATTGGCAAGATGAAGTCTTTCGCTCGGCTCCTTTGACCAATCACAACCTGGCTGTGAGCGGGGGCAGCGAAAACACAAACTATTATGCCTCATTCAACTATTTTGATCAAGAAGGTGTTGTAAAAAATACGGGGATAAAAAGATATACCGGAAGAATAAACCTTGAGACAAAAATTGGGAACAAGACCCAGATAGGCCTAAACTTCAACACAAGTTTGGTCAAGGACAACAACAATGTCGATGGCGTCAATACCAATGAGCAAGCAGGGCCTATTTATTCTTCATTGTTATATGATCCTACGGAGACCATATTTAATGACGATGGTACTTTTAGCCAGTCGGCGAATCTGACTGTCAACAATCCAGTTACCTTGATAAATGCCATCATTAGCGAGAGCGAGACCAATAGAACATTCGGAAGTGCTTTTTTGAACTACGATTTCACTGAAGATCTTTCAGGCAAGTTCAATTTCGGGACCGACAGACAAACATCGAGACGTGACATTTACAATACCACCCAGACCATTCGTGGCGGTGCCGCTGGCGGTATCGCGAACATCAACGTATTGGAACGCTCCAACTATCTGTTCGAGTACACGATGACCTATGACAAAGCTTTTAACGAAGACCATGCACTTACGGTATTGGGTGGTATCACCTTTCAAAAGTTCAGTTCGCGGTTCTTTTCCGGTAATATCAGCGGTTTTCCGACAGATGATATCAAAACTAACAATTTGGCACTGGGCGACACCAATACGGATGTACTCTCTAGTGGCAAGGAAGAAAATACCTTGTTGTCATATCTAGGCAGGGTGAACTATAACCTTTTTGACAAATTTTTATTTACCGCCTCAATAAGGGCGGATGGGTCATCAAGGTTTGGAGAGAACAACAAATGGGGTTATTTTCCATCCTTTGCCTTGGGCTATAAACTTGACCAAGAAGAATTTATTCCCGATAGTTTCAGCCAGTTCAAGCTACGGGCGAGTTGGGGTCAGACAGGTAACCAGGAAATTGGCAACTATGCATCGCAACTGACCTTTGGAACAGGACCCAACGTAGTGTTTGGTGGCACCATTTCAGGCAGTGTCTCCCCCCAGCGTATTCCAAATCCAGACCTTAAGTGGGAAACCACCGAACAACTCAACATCGGTCTTGATTTCGGTATTTCAGGGGGCAGATTCAGTGGTAGTTTAGATTATTTTTCAAAAGAATCGAAGGATTTGTTGTTTGACCTTCCATTGCCATTTGCTTCCGGTTATTCATCAATATTGACAAATGTAGGCGAAGTTAAGAACAGTGGGGTTGAGTTTCTTTTTAACTCGACCAACATAGTGACCGATGATTTTAAATGGGATACTTCATTGAATTTTTCCGCCATTAAGAATGAAGTGGTGGATTTGGGACGAATTGAAAGTATTGTGACGGGAAGTGTACAAGCAGTGGGCAACACGGCGATCATTCAAGAAGGTGATCCCCTGGCCTCCTATTATGGATATGTTGTCACCGGCATTTTTCAGGAAGGTGACGATATAGCCAATTCACCACAGCCCACAGCCCAGCCAGGCTTTCCAATTTTTGAAGATAGAAATGGAGATGGGGCCATTACGCCTACCGACCAGACCATTATAGGCACCCCATATCCTGATTTTACCTATGGTATACAAAATTCAATTTCCTACAAGAATTTGACGTTGGACTTCTTTTTTCAAGGTCAGGCAGGTGTCGACCTATTGAATATCAACCTGATAGAGTCTCTCTATCCTGCAAACTTCAGAAGAAACCGACTTGCGCACCAAATATTGGATCGATGGACGCCCCAAAATACAGGTGCTAAATGGCCATCAGGGGTAAACCCCAATGCCTATGGTGCAGGAAAAGTGAATACCCTGACCATTCAAGATGCATCTTACCTGCGTTTGAAAAATGTCAGGCTATCGTACAACGTTCCAGTTCAAAATATTGATTTTTTGAACTCACTTCAAGTCTATGTGACCGGCCAGAACCTGTTTACAATTACTGATTATGTGGGATTTGATCCTGAGGCTAATTCATTCGGTAGAAGTAACGTTAGGATCGATTATAGTAGTTATCCCCTGGCAACAACCTATATGTTGGGTCTTACTGCCAATTTTTAG
- a CDS encoding FecR family protein: MNFSENEPLSDLERTKLKSRIIRSAKLLRKNAKRQRRATLLYGAAASIALLFAVFTVFDKSSEQSLQDYIDENKSIVDFGSSSQVIVVLGEREKIQLNEKNNTLRYSSTGKDLHVGTGEKYRQTIEDEKKPVFNTILVPFGKRTDVTLSDGTKIWINSGSRLIYPAFFRDKEREVFLEGEAIFEVAHNPSKPFRVISTNQEINVLGTVFNVSTYPDDEMASTVLKSGSVLVTYDHDDEKSFKMAPGTMAGYNTKTKEIEMHDVNIDEYFGWREGFLNLKNRDLEYITTKLSRYYGVEIFIKENHLKTETFSGKLDLKENLGQVIQTIGEASNFFAEYQTDKIILASTKLNLKDTVPMK, encoded by the coding sequence ATGAACTTTAGCGAGAACGAACCACTTTCCGACTTAGAGCGGACAAAGCTTAAGAGCCGTATTATAAGATCGGCCAAACTTCTAAGAAAAAATGCAAAAAGGCAACGAAGGGCAACGTTGTTGTACGGTGCGGCGGCATCGATAGCGCTGTTGTTTGCTGTTTTTACCGTTTTTGACAAATCTAGCGAACAGTCATTGCAGGATTATATTGATGAAAATAAATCAATTGTTGACTTTGGCAGTAGCAGCCAAGTAATCGTGGTGCTCGGAGAGAGAGAAAAAATTCAACTAAATGAAAAGAACAACACATTAAGGTACTCGTCAACGGGAAAAGATCTGCACGTGGGAACAGGTGAAAAATATAGACAAACTATAGAAGATGAAAAAAAACCTGTATTCAACACGATACTGGTGCCCTTTGGAAAACGTACCGACGTGACCCTTTCTGATGGAACGAAAATATGGATAAATTCAGGGTCTAGGCTTATCTACCCTGCGTTTTTCAGGGATAAGGAGCGGGAGGTCTTTCTCGAAGGTGAGGCCATATTCGAAGTTGCACATAACCCATCAAAACCCTTTCGGGTGATCTCGACCAATCAGGAGATCAATGTATTGGGAACCGTTTTCAATGTCAGCACTTATCCCGATGATGAAATGGCTAGTACAGTTCTTAAGAGCGGCAGTGTTTTGGTGACCTATGACCATGATGACGAAAAGTCTTTTAAGATGGCCCCGGGCACAATGGCTGGCTATAATACCAAAACCAAAGAAATAGAAATGCACGATGTGAACATTGATGAATATTTTGGGTGGAGAGAAGGCTTCCTAAATCTGAAAAACCGTGATTTGGAATATATCACCACAAAATTGTCGAGATATTATGGTGTGGAAATTTTCATAAAGGAAAATCATTTAAAAACAGAAACATTTTCTGGAAAACTTGACTTAAAGGAAAATCTGGGGCAAGTCATACAAACTATAGGAGAAGCATCTAACTTTTTTGCGGAATATCAAACCGACAAAATCATACTGGCCTCCACCAAGTTAAATTTAAAAGATACAGTGCCTATGAAATAA
- a CDS encoding RNA polymerase sigma factor: protein MGREKKIDQVLDSIEKLLWKDLKKGCLASLGSLYDLYVDKLFAYGYKISGDRAKVQDEIHNLFLDLYRYHKKLSDVKNIEAYLIMSLKRKLIKQSDHKIKSLESELETFNNSYSTAGLTVISHEEEMIEDEKENELSKRLKKIMVNLTDHQRKILRLRFAQEKTYQQIAGDLGLSVASARTLVYRTLKTIRDTALTLFF, encoded by the coding sequence ATGGGAAGAGAAAAAAAAATAGACCAAGTACTAGACTCTATAGAGAAACTGCTCTGGAAAGATCTGAAGAAAGGCTGTTTGGCATCTTTGGGGTCTCTATATGACCTTTACGTTGACAAACTTTTTGCCTATGGGTACAAAATCAGTGGAGATAGAGCTAAAGTTCAAGATGAAATCCACAATCTTTTTCTAGACCTTTATAGATACCACAAGAAATTATCGGATGTCAAAAACATAGAGGCCTATTTGATAATGTCCCTTAAAAGAAAACTCATTAAGCAAAGCGACCATAAGATCAAGAGTTTGGAGAGCGAATTGGAAACCTTTAACAATAGTTACTCTACTGCAGGCCTGACGGTTATTTCACATGAGGAAGAAATGATCGAAGATGAAAAAGAAAATGAACTGTCAAAGAGGCTAAAAAAAATAATGGTTAATTTAACGGATCATCAACGAAAGATACTTCGACTTCGTTTCGCCCAAGAAAAGACATATCAACAGATCGCCGGAGATTTGGGACTTTCTGTTGCTTCTGCCAGAACGCTGGTTTACAGAACGTTAAAAACGATCCGCGACACGGCCTTAACATTGTTCTTTTAA